A window of the Gossypium hirsutum isolate 1008001.06 chromosome A05, Gossypium_hirsutum_v2.1, whole genome shotgun sequence genome harbors these coding sequences:
- the LOC107959039 gene encoding uncharacterized protein isoform X2 → MKKMGTEGKHVSVEHELGGGPSQRTTPVQQVDDSTGITEETTRSHHWRRSNLSLEIPSRTFEDSSQESVIIKMPPTPSLTPRKVNFLLTPSPSDARISGSPGPSTSRGKSSLKSLLPKLSFKQRNVNSDIEKAAIFAPESSSTSLREKPSIARTLSLSKIFTPRIKRTASLPVVTQIANANLEPTSSGSLGGSVNSSRKGNVLQISRSFSVPLNDKDGTTLRRMDSFFRVVPSTPRVKEGEISSNASVGPDAENGDPDGEDIPEDEAVCRICLVELGEGGETLKMECSCKGELALAHKDCAVKWFSIKGNKTCDVCKQEVQNLPVTLLRIQSIRARNGALQADAQGVWQEVPVLVIVSMLAYFCFLEQLLVGKMGTGAIAISLPFSCVLGLLSSMTSSTMVQRRFVWVYASIQFALVVFFAHIFYSLVKVQSILSILLATFSGFGIAMSGSSIIVEILRWRRRWQAWWQQRHRSQTTTHPPIQSPRAVNSPQTHRSPNVSQQNAETFTGS, encoded by the exons atgaaAAAAATGGGGACCGAAGGGAAACATGTGTCTGTGGAACATGAACTTGGAGGTGGTCCAAGCCAGAGAACTACTCCAGTTCAACAG GTTGATGATTCAACAGGAATAACAGAGGAAACAACTCGTTCTCATCATTGGAGGCGAAGCAATCTCTCTCTAGAGATACCCTCGAGAACTTTTGAAGACTCCTCTCAAGAGTCTGTCATAATAAAGATGCCCCCAACGCCGAGTCTGACTCCCAGGAAAGTGAATTTTCTCTTGACACCGAGTCCATCTGATGCAAGAATTAGTGGATCCCCAGGTCCCTCCACATCTAGAGGCAAATCATCCTTGAAGAGTCTCTTACCAAAACTAAGCTTCAAGCAGAGAAATGTTAATTCAGATATCGAAAAGGCTGCAATCTTTGCGCCTGAATCTTCTTCTACTTCACTAAGAGAGAAGCCCTCCATTGCAAGGACATTGTCACTTTCAAAGATTTTTACTCCTAGGATAAAAAGGACAGCGTCATTACCTGTAGTAACTCAAATTGCAAATGCGAACCTGGAACCTACGAGCAGTGGAAGCCTAGGTGGCTCTGTAAATTCTAGT AGAAAAGGTAATGTGCTGCAGATATCTCGCTCTTTTTCTGTTCCCTTAAATGACAAGGACGGAACAACATTAAGGAGAATGGATTCATTTTTCCGAGTAGTTCCCTCAACTCCACGAGTAAAGGAAGGAGAAATAAGTTCAAATGCTTCCGTGGGACCTGATGCTG AAAATGGCGATCCTGATGGTGAGGACATACCAGAAGACGAGGCTGTTTGTAGGATTTGTCTGGTTGAATTGGGTGAAGGAGGTGAAACACTGAAAATGGAATGCAGCTGCAAAGGCGAACTTGCTTTGGCACACAAAGACTGCGCCGTGAAATGGTTCAGCATCAAAGGCAACAAAACTTGTGATGTGTGCAAGCAAGAGGTTCAGAATCTACCCGTCACTCTTTTAAGAATACAAAGTATTCGAGCTCGAAACGGTGCTCTTCAGGCTGATGCTCAAGG GGTTTGGCAGGAGGTCCCTGTTCTTGTCATTGTCAGCATGCTTGCATATTTTTGTTTTCTTGAGCAGCTTCTG GTCGGAAAAATGGGTACCGGAGCAATTGctatatctcttccattttcgTGTGTGCTTGGCCTCCTTTCATCCATGACTTCATCAACAATGG TGCAGCGGAGATTTGTCTGGGTTTACGCATCGATTCAATTTGCTTTGGTGGTTTTCTTCGCTCatatattttattctttg GTGAAAGTACAGTCAATTCTATCAATTCTCCTGGCAACATTTTCTGGATTTGGTATTGCAATGAGTGGGAGTTCGATCATTGTCGAAATCCTTCGATGGAGAAGAAGGTGGCAGGCTTGGTGGCAGCAGCGACATAGATCGCAAACGACGACTCATCCACCAATCCAATCCCCTAGGGCTGTTAATTCACCTCAGACACACAGAAGTCCTAATGTAAGCCAGCAAAATGCAGAAACTTTCACCGGGAGCTGA
- the LOC107959039 gene encoding uncharacterized protein isoform X1, with translation MKKMGTEGKHVSVEHELGGGPSQRTTPVQQVDDSTGITEETTRSHHWRRSNLSLEIPSRTFEDSSQESVIIKMPPTPSLTPRKVNFLLTPSPSDARISGSPGPSTSRGKSSLKSLLPKLSFKQRNVNSDIEKAAIFAPESSSTSLREKPSIARTLSLSKIFTPRIKRTASLPVVTQIANANLEPTSSGSLGGSVNSSRKGNVLQISRSFSVPLNDKDGTTLRRMDSFFRVVPSTPRVKEGEISSNASVGPDAENGDPDGEDIPEDEAVCRICLVELGEGGETLKMECSCKGELALAHKDCAVKWFSIKGNKTCDVCKQEVQNLPVTLLRIQSIRARNGALQADAQGYRVWQEVPVLVIVSMLAYFCFLEQLLVGKMGTGAIAISLPFSCVLGLLSSMTSSTMVQRRFVWVYASIQFALVVFFAHIFYSLVKVQSILSILLATFSGFGIAMSGSSIIVEILRWRRRWQAWWQQRHRSQTTTHPPIQSPRAVNSPQTHRSPNVSQQNAETFTGS, from the exons atgaaAAAAATGGGGACCGAAGGGAAACATGTGTCTGTGGAACATGAACTTGGAGGTGGTCCAAGCCAGAGAACTACTCCAGTTCAACAG GTTGATGATTCAACAGGAATAACAGAGGAAACAACTCGTTCTCATCATTGGAGGCGAAGCAATCTCTCTCTAGAGATACCCTCGAGAACTTTTGAAGACTCCTCTCAAGAGTCTGTCATAATAAAGATGCCCCCAACGCCGAGTCTGACTCCCAGGAAAGTGAATTTTCTCTTGACACCGAGTCCATCTGATGCAAGAATTAGTGGATCCCCAGGTCCCTCCACATCTAGAGGCAAATCATCCTTGAAGAGTCTCTTACCAAAACTAAGCTTCAAGCAGAGAAATGTTAATTCAGATATCGAAAAGGCTGCAATCTTTGCGCCTGAATCTTCTTCTACTTCACTAAGAGAGAAGCCCTCCATTGCAAGGACATTGTCACTTTCAAAGATTTTTACTCCTAGGATAAAAAGGACAGCGTCATTACCTGTAGTAACTCAAATTGCAAATGCGAACCTGGAACCTACGAGCAGTGGAAGCCTAGGTGGCTCTGTAAATTCTAGT AGAAAAGGTAATGTGCTGCAGATATCTCGCTCTTTTTCTGTTCCCTTAAATGACAAGGACGGAACAACATTAAGGAGAATGGATTCATTTTTCCGAGTAGTTCCCTCAACTCCACGAGTAAAGGAAGGAGAAATAAGTTCAAATGCTTCCGTGGGACCTGATGCTG AAAATGGCGATCCTGATGGTGAGGACATACCAGAAGACGAGGCTGTTTGTAGGATTTGTCTGGTTGAATTGGGTGAAGGAGGTGAAACACTGAAAATGGAATGCAGCTGCAAAGGCGAACTTGCTTTGGCACACAAAGACTGCGCCGTGAAATGGTTCAGCATCAAAGGCAACAAAACTTGTGATGTGTGCAAGCAAGAGGTTCAGAATCTACCCGTCACTCTTTTAAGAATACAAAGTATTCGAGCTCGAAACGGTGCTCTTCAGGCTGATGCTCAAGGGTACAG GGTTTGGCAGGAGGTCCCTGTTCTTGTCATTGTCAGCATGCTTGCATATTTTTGTTTTCTTGAGCAGCTTCTG GTCGGAAAAATGGGTACCGGAGCAATTGctatatctcttccattttcgTGTGTGCTTGGCCTCCTTTCATCCATGACTTCATCAACAATGG TGCAGCGGAGATTTGTCTGGGTTTACGCATCGATTCAATTTGCTTTGGTGGTTTTCTTCGCTCatatattttattctttg GTGAAAGTACAGTCAATTCTATCAATTCTCCTGGCAACATTTTCTGGATTTGGTATTGCAATGAGTGGGAGTTCGATCATTGTCGAAATCCTTCGATGGAGAAGAAGGTGGCAGGCTTGGTGGCAGCAGCGACATAGATCGCAAACGACGACTCATCCACCAATCCAATCCCCTAGGGCTGTTAATTCACCTCAGACACACAGAAGTCCTAATGTAAGCCAGCAAAATGCAGAAACTTTCACCGGGAGCTGA
- the LOC107959039 gene encoding E3 ubiquitin-protein ligase MARCHF7 isoform X3 yields the protein MPPTPSLTPRKVNFLLTPSPSDARISGSPGPSTSRGKSSLKSLLPKLSFKQRNVNSDIEKAAIFAPESSSTSLREKPSIARTLSLSKIFTPRIKRTASLPVVTQIANANLEPTSSGSLGGSVNSSRKGNVLQISRSFSVPLNDKDGTTLRRMDSFFRVVPSTPRVKEGEISSNASVGPDAENGDPDGEDIPEDEAVCRICLVELGEGGETLKMECSCKGELALAHKDCAVKWFSIKGNKTCDVCKQEVQNLPVTLLRIQSIRARNGALQADAQGYRVWQEVPVLVIVSMLAYFCFLEQLLVGKMGTGAIAISLPFSCVLGLLSSMTSSTMVQRRFVWVYASIQFALVVFFAHIFYSLVKVQSILSILLATFSGFGIAMSGSSIIVEILRWRRRWQAWWQQRHRSQTTTHPPIQSPRAVNSPQTHRSPNVSQQNAETFTGS from the exons ATGCCCCCAACGCCGAGTCTGACTCCCAGGAAAGTGAATTTTCTCTTGACACCGAGTCCATCTGATGCAAGAATTAGTGGATCCCCAGGTCCCTCCACATCTAGAGGCAAATCATCCTTGAAGAGTCTCTTACCAAAACTAAGCTTCAAGCAGAGAAATGTTAATTCAGATATCGAAAAGGCTGCAATCTTTGCGCCTGAATCTTCTTCTACTTCACTAAGAGAGAAGCCCTCCATTGCAAGGACATTGTCACTTTCAAAGATTTTTACTCCTAGGATAAAAAGGACAGCGTCATTACCTGTAGTAACTCAAATTGCAAATGCGAACCTGGAACCTACGAGCAGTGGAAGCCTAGGTGGCTCTGTAAATTCTAGT AGAAAAGGTAATGTGCTGCAGATATCTCGCTCTTTTTCTGTTCCCTTAAATGACAAGGACGGAACAACATTAAGGAGAATGGATTCATTTTTCCGAGTAGTTCCCTCAACTCCACGAGTAAAGGAAGGAGAAATAAGTTCAAATGCTTCCGTGGGACCTGATGCTG AAAATGGCGATCCTGATGGTGAGGACATACCAGAAGACGAGGCTGTTTGTAGGATTTGTCTGGTTGAATTGGGTGAAGGAGGTGAAACACTGAAAATGGAATGCAGCTGCAAAGGCGAACTTGCTTTGGCACACAAAGACTGCGCCGTGAAATGGTTCAGCATCAAAGGCAACAAAACTTGTGATGTGTGCAAGCAAGAGGTTCAGAATCTACCCGTCACTCTTTTAAGAATACAAAGTATTCGAGCTCGAAACGGTGCTCTTCAGGCTGATGCTCAAGGGTACAG GGTTTGGCAGGAGGTCCCTGTTCTTGTCATTGTCAGCATGCTTGCATATTTTTGTTTTCTTGAGCAGCTTCTG GTCGGAAAAATGGGTACCGGAGCAATTGctatatctcttccattttcgTGTGTGCTTGGCCTCCTTTCATCCATGACTTCATCAACAATGG TGCAGCGGAGATTTGTCTGGGTTTACGCATCGATTCAATTTGCTTTGGTGGTTTTCTTCGCTCatatattttattctttg GTGAAAGTACAGTCAATTCTATCAATTCTCCTGGCAACATTTTCTGGATTTGGTATTGCAATGAGTGGGAGTTCGATCATTGTCGAAATCCTTCGATGGAGAAGAAGGTGGCAGGCTTGGTGGCAGCAGCGACATAGATCGCAAACGACGACTCATCCACCAATCCAATCCCCTAGGGCTGTTAATTCACCTCAGACACACAGAAGTCCTAATGTAAGCCAGCAAAATGCAGAAACTTTCACCGGGAGCTGA
- the LOC107959038 gene encoding 4-hydroxy-3-methylbut-2-en-1-yl diphosphate synthase (ferredoxin), chloroplastic-like — protein MLLHNVPYNEDKIGRVLQLGGKNVNGLNLLNSYGLMFLSGIHRDDLVINAGTNAGAHLVDGLGDGVLLESLDQDFDFLRNTSFNLLQCYCNHGLHRQWPKGMADVDFGYVGGAPGKIDLYVGKTVVKRGIAMGHAADAFIQLIKDHGRWVDPPAEE, from the exons ATGCTTCTTCATAACGTACCCTACAATGAAGATAAAATCGGCAGAGTCTTGCAGCTAGGAGGTAAAAATGTTAATGGCTTGAATTTGCTCAACTCTTATGGATTAATG TTTCTGAGTGGGATTCACAG GGATGACTTGGTCATTAATGCTGGCACCAATGCTGGAGCTCATCTGGTTGATGGACTCGGAGACGGTGTCTTGTTAGAATCCCTGGACCAGGATTTTGATTTCCTCAGAAATACTTCTTTCAACTTACTGCAGTGCT aTTGCAATCATGGGTTGCATCGTCAATGGCCCAAGGGAATGGCTGATGTAGATTTCGGATACGTTGGTGGTGCTCCTGGAAAAATCGACCTTTATGTTGGCAAG ACTGTAGTGAAGCGTGGAATTGCGATGGGGCATGCCGCTGATGCGTTTATCCAATTAATAAAAGATCATGGCCGCTGGGTAGACCCTCCTGCTGAAGAATAA
- the LOC107960827 gene encoding proline-rich receptor-like protein kinase PERK12 has translation MATFGFLNIAFFLVFELTFATDSPAPAPSLGADTSPLLAPTPVTGSPDSAPLISPVMPASPPAPIAPSPTDLAEGESSPSSSPAPSPGDASDINHSNINAEESENKTGGGGGLNGGKKAGIVVAVVAAACLVGFGGLIYKKRQDNIRRSQYGYAARREIL, from the coding sequence ATGGCAACTTTTGGGTTTCTCAACATTGCTTTTTTCCTAGTTTTTGAACTCACCTTCGCCACAGATTCGCCGGCGCCTGCTCCCTCTCTCGGTGCAGACACATCACCGCTACTTGCTCCTACTCCGGTTACGGGATCTCCGGACTCAGCACCATTAATCTCACCGGTGATGCCTGCTTCGCCTCCGGCGCCAATCGCGCCGTCCCCAACAGATCTGGCAGAAGGAGAGTCATCGCCTTCAAGTTCTCCTGCTCCTTCACCGGGCGATGCGAGTGATATCAACCACAGCAACATCAATGCAGAGGAAAGCGAAAACAAGACTGGTGGTGGCGGAGGACTGAACGGAGGAAAAAAAGCAGGAATCGTGGTGGCGGTGGTGGCAGCGGCGTGTTTGGTTGGCTTCGGTGGATTGATTTACAAGAAGAGACAAGACAATATCAGGAGATCTCAGTACGGATATGCCGCGAGGAGAGAAATCCTGTGA
- the LOC107959036 gene encoding protein disulfide isomerase-like 1-4, whose product MTSFRCFLVLSLVSFLLLSTVLPSISTNDEQDDEDLRFLEETEGKSVDIASLPHLSDSDDDQFPDDDEEDEDSGSEQETGASLSDPYKAPQIDDKDVVVLTQGNFSDFIKNNKFGMVEFYAPWCGHCQSLAPEYAAAATELKGEGVLLAKVDATQEDELAEEYDVEAFPTIYFLVDGKHTLYPAARNKDAIVTWIKKQIGPGIYNVTTLDDAERILTSESEVALGYLNSLVGPESDELAATSKLLDDIKFYQTMNPDVAKLFHIDPEVKRPALVLLKKDAEKICHFDGLFVKTAISEFVTSNKLPLVTIFSRESAPSIFESSIKMHLLLFATLNISEKYIPVLQEAAKLFKGKLISIYVQVDNEESGKPVANFFGVSGNGPTIRAYSGDDAKKFAMNGDVTFNNIKAFAEDFLAGRLKPFYKSDPIPETNNEDVKEVVGDNFDEIVLDESKDVLLEIYAPWCGHCRSLEPTYNKLAQHLRGINSLVIAKMDGTTNEHPKAKSAGFPTMLFFPAGKKSFDPMKVNTGRTVVDFYKFLKEHATIPFNLKKAVLVPKDKPTKTSDSKVREKSSSVSSKEEL is encoded by the exons ATGACGTCGTTTCGGTGCTTTTTAGTTCTCTCCCTCGTTTCCTTCCTCCTCTTGTCAACTGTCCTTCCTTCCATCTCTACAAACGACGAACAAGACGATGAGGACCTCCGTTTCCTCGAAGAAACGGAAGGCAAAAGCGTCGACATTGCTTCCCTCCCTCATTTGAGTGACTCAGACGATGACCAATTCCCCGACGACGACGAAGAAGATGAAGACTCCGGAAGCGAACAAGAGACCGGTGCCTCCCTTTCGGATCCGTACAAAGCGCCCCAAATCGACGACAAGGATGTGGTCGTTTTAACACAAGGAAACTTCAGCGATTTCATCAAGAATAATAAGTTCGGGATGGTTGAGTTCTACGCGCCTTGGTGCGGGCATTGCCAGTCGTTGGCTCCGGAATATGCCGCGGCGGCCACGGAGTTGAAAGGAGAAGGAGTTCTGCTGGCCAAGGTGGATGCCACGCAGGAGGATGAGCTAGCAGAAGAGTATGACGTGGAAGCTTTCCCTACTATCTATTTCCTTGTCGATGGAAAGCACACGCTTTATCCTGCTGCTCGAAACAA GGATGCGATAGTGACCTGGATTAAGAAGCAGATAGGACCTGGTATATACAACGTTACCACACTGGACGATGCTGAACGCATTTTAACATCTGAATCTGAAGTTGCCTTGGGCTACTTGAACTCTTTGGTG GGTCCCGAGAGTGACGAGCTTGCTGCCACTTCAAAACTCTTAGACGATATCAAATTCTATCAAACTATGAATCCTGATGTCGCAAAGCTTTTCCACATTGATCCTGAAGTTAAACGCCCCGCTTTGGTCTTACTTAAAAAGGATGCTGAAAAAATATGCCACTTTG ATGGTCTTTTTGTCAAGACTGCAATATCTGAGTTCGTAACTTCCAACAAGCTTCCTTTGGTTACGATATTTAGCAGGGAGAGTGCTCCTTCAATTTTTGAAAGCTCAATTAAGATGCAC CTGTTGTTGTTTGCCACATTAAACATTTCTGAGAAGTATATCCCAGTACTCCAAGAAGCAGCAAAACTTTTCAAGGGAAAG CTTATCTCTATTTATGTGCAAGTGGATAATGAAGAAAGTGGAAAACCTGTTGCAAATTTTTTCGGTGTCAGTGGAAATGGTCCCACA ATCCGTGCATACTCTGGAGATGATGCAAAGAAATTTGCCATGAATGGAGATGTGACATTCAATAACATTAAG GCTTTTGCAGAGGACTTTTTAGCAGGCAGGCTTAAACCTTTCTATAAGTCGGACCCAATTCCTGAAACT AATAACGAGGATGTGAAAGAAGTGGTTGGCGATAACTTCGATGAAATTGTTTTAGACGAGTCCAAGGATGTCCTGCTTGAG ATCTATGCACCTTGGTGTGGCCATTGCCGATCATTGGAACCGACATACAACAAGCTTGCTCAACATCTTCGAGGGATTAACTCTCTGGTTATTGCCAAAATGGACGGGACAACAAATGAACATCCTAAAGCAAAG TCTGCAGGGTTTCCCACGATGCTGTTCTTTCCGGCGGGAAAAAAGAGTTTTGATCCT ATGAAAGTGAACACAGGACGCACTGTCGTGGATTTTTACAAGTTTCTGAAGGAACATGCTACGATCCCATTTAATCTCAAAAAAGCAGTTTTAGTTCCAAAAGACAAACCAACCAAGACTTCAGATTCCAAGGTGAGGGAGAAGAGCAGCAGTGTGAGTTCGAAGGAGGAGTTGTGA
- the LOC107959035 gene encoding PHD finger-like domain-containing protein 5A, whose product MAKHHPDLIMCRKQPGIAIGRLCEKCDGKCVICDSYVRPCTLVRVCDECNYGSFQGRCVICGGVGISDAYYCKECTQQEKDRDGCPKIVNLGSAKTDLFYERKKYGFKKR is encoded by the coding sequence ATGGCAAAGCACCATCCTGATTTGATCATGTGCCGGAAACAGCCGGGGATTGCAATAGGACGATTATGTGAGAAGTGTGATGGCAAGTGTGTAATCTGTGACTCTTATGTCCGTCCTTGCACCCTTGTGCGAGTTTGCGATGAATGCAACTATGGGTCGTTTCAAGGTAGGTGTGTTATCTGTGGAGGGGTGGGGATATCCGATGCATATTACTGTAAGGAGTGTACTCAGCAAGAGAAAGATCGCGATGGTTGTCCCAAAATTGTTAATCTTGGGAGTGCTAAAACGGACTTATTCTATGAACGTAAAAAATATGGTTTTAAGAAAAGATGA